In the Peptoclostridium acidaminophilum DSM 3953 genome, one interval contains:
- a CDS encoding RrF2 family transcriptional regulator, producing the protein MILSTKGRYGLKAMFVLALNEGKGPIPLKQVAKEQNISEQYLEQLMSTLKKAKLVKSVRGAQGGYLLYREAGSISVGDVIRVLEGPMVPSECVADDDSGCDNSEFCVTKEVWEKMKTSINSVMDGITLKDMVSDHHKKMESSIRLKLKE; encoded by the coding sequence ATGATATTATCGACAAAAGGCAGATACGGACTGAAGGCCATGTTTGTCCTTGCCCTGAACGAAGGCAAAGGGCCAATACCCCTAAAGCAGGTGGCCAAGGAGCAAAACATTTCTGAGCAGTATCTTGAGCAGCTAATGAGCACTCTCAAGAAGGCTAAGCTTGTCAAAAGCGTAAGGGGAGCCCAGGGAGGATACCTCCTTTACAGGGAGGCAGGAAGCATAAGCGTAGGCGATGTCATAAGGGTGCTCGAAGGCCCAATGGTTCCGTCTGAATGCGTAGCCGACGATGATTCGGGCTGCGACAATTCGGAATTTTGCGTAACTAAGGAAGTCTGGGAAAAGATGAAGACGAGCATAAATTCTGTAATGGACGGAATCACGCTAAAGGACATGGTAAGCGATCACCACAAAAAGATGGAATCAAGCATCAGGCTAAAACTCAAGGAATAG
- the nifS gene encoding cysteine desulfurase NifS gives MEKKRIYMDYAATTPIKKEVVDAMMPYLTEHFGNPSSVHGFGRDVKKVIDESRDKIAKAVNAKPEEIFFTGGGSESDNMAIKGIAFAYKDKGNHIITSKIEHHAVLHTCEYLEKNHGFEVTYLDVDKDGIISLEELRAAIKDNTVLITIMQANNEIGTVQPVKEIAQIASEKGVFFHTDAVQALGNIEIDVKDLGVDLMSFTAHKIYGPKGIGALYMRKGIKLHPLIHGGSQERKKRAGTENVAGIVAFAKAVELATKDVAGHAKEQSQLRDHLIDSVLSRIPYARLNGHRQKRLPGNANFCFEFIEGEAILLSLDLLGVAASSGSACTSGSLDPSHVLMALGLPHEIAHGSLRLTIGDMTTKEDIDFVVDNLEKIVVRLRELSPLYDKFVREESQHV, from the coding sequence ATGGAAAAAAAGAGAATCTACATGGACTACGCAGCTACAACTCCAATAAAGAAGGAAGTAGTAGACGCAATGATGCCGTATCTGACGGAGCATTTCGGAAATCCATCTAGCGTACATGGATTCGGAAGAGATGTAAAAAAGGTAATAGATGAATCAAGAGACAAAATAGCAAAGGCTGTAAACGCAAAGCCAGAGGAGATATTCTTCACAGGCGGCGGTTCAGAATCAGATAATATGGCAATAAAGGGTATTGCGTTTGCATACAAGGATAAGGGCAATCATATCATAACTTCAAAAATCGAGCACCATGCAGTTCTCCACACATGTGAATACCTCGAAAAGAACCATGGCTTCGAGGTGACATATCTTGACGTGGACAAGGACGGGATAATAAGTCTTGAAGAGCTAAGAGCTGCAATAAAAGACAATACAGTCCTGATTACAATAATGCAGGCCAACAACGAGATAGGCACAGTGCAGCCGGTGAAGGAGATAGCTCAAATCGCCAGTGAAAAGGGCGTATTCTTCCACACTGATGCAGTTCAGGCTCTTGGCAATATAGAAATAGATGTAAAGGACCTGGGAGTGGACTTGATGTCATTTACAGCCCACAAGATATACGGGCCAAAGGGCATAGGAGCTCTGTATATGAGAAAAGGGATAAAGCTCCATCCGCTAATACACGGAGGCTCACAGGAGAGGAAAAAAAGAGCTGGGACAGAAAATGTGGCAGGAATAGTAGCCTTTGCCAAGGCTGTGGAGCTGGCAACAAAGGATGTCGCCGGACATGCCAAAGAGCAATCGCAGCTCAGGGACCACCTTATAGACAGCGTGCTTAGCAGGATTCCATATGCAAGGCTCAACGGACACAGACAAAAGAGGCTTCCGGGAAACGCCAACTTCTGTTTCGAGTTCATTGAAGGCGAAGCCATACTTCTAAGCCTGGATCTTCTGGGTGTAGCAGCTTCAAGCGGCTCGGCGTGCACATCAGGCTCGCTCGACCCATCACACGTGCTTATGGCTCTAGGGCTGCCCCATGAAATTGCCCACGGCTCTTTGAGGCTTACAATAGGCGATATGACAACTAAGGAAGACATTGATTTTGTGGTGGACAATCTTGAAAAGATTGTTGTAAGACTAAGGGAACTATCACCACTGTATGATAAATTTGTTAGGGAGGAAAGCCAACATGTATAA
- the nifU gene encoding Fe-S cluster assembly scaffold protein NifU — translation MYNEKVIEYFVHPRNAGVLVDADGIGEAGSPACGDEMKVYLKIENDVIVDVKFQTYGCASAIASSSMATEMIKGKTIQEALSVTNKDVINALGGLPAPKIHCSVLAEQTIKRAILDYAKKHNITIEGIDSKILEDDVHDHGHDEE, via the coding sequence ATGTATAATGAAAAAGTTATCGAATATTTTGTTCACCCAAGAAACGCAGGAGTTCTGGTAGACGCGGACGGTATAGGTGAAGCGGGAAGCCCGGCGTGCGGAGATGAAATGAAGGTATATTTAAAAATCGAAAATGATGTCATAGTAGATGTAAAGTTCCAAACATACGGCTGCGCCTCTGCCATTGCAAGTTCAAGCATGGCGACTGAAATGATAAAGGGCAAGACTATACAAGAGGCTCTTAGTGTTACAAACAAGGACGTTATAAATGCGCTTGGAGGCCTTCCAGCTCCCAAGATTCACTGCTCTGTGCTGGCTGAGCAGACAATAAAAAGAGCCATACTTGACTATGCAAAGAAGCACAACATCACAATCGAAGGCATTGACAGCAAGATACTTGAAGACGATGTCCATGACCACGGACATGACGAAGAATAG
- the mnmA gene encoding tRNA 2-thiouridine(34) synthase MnmA translates to MNNKVMIGMSGGVDSSVAAYLLKEQGYEVIGVFMKLWEGRGESERACCSLSAAEDARRVADRIGIPFYVINMKKPFMDKVVDYFVDEYLQGRTPNPCIACNKHIKFDEFLKKAIMLGCDHVATGHYAKVEYSSEHGRFLLKKSATDEKDQTYALYNMTQEQLSRTVLPLGTYNKGEIREIASSIGLVTANKPDSQEICFVEDDDYASFVKNMSKKKIQPGNFVDRQGNVLGRHEGIIKYTIGQRKGLGIALGWPAYVVDIDPKTNSVVLGTNEDVFKKGLVAGDINVIPYEKIEDGMKVQAKVRYNARPKPATVYNMDDGRIKVVFDDRERAITPGQSVVMYQGDIVVGGGIIESSLE, encoded by the coding sequence ATGAATAATAAAGTTATGATTGGAATGAGCGGAGGCGTTGACAGTTCCGTTGCCGCATATTTGCTAAAGGAGCAGGGCTACGAGGTCATAGGCGTGTTTATGAAGCTTTGGGAAGGCCGCGGTGAGAGTGAGAGGGCATGCTGCTCTCTTTCAGCGGCTGAGGATGCACGAAGGGTTGCAGACAGGATAGGAATACCGTTTTACGTTATAAACATGAAAAAGCCTTTCATGGATAAGGTGGTTGATTATTTTGTGGACGAATATCTGCAGGGCAGAACTCCAAACCCATGCATAGCATGCAACAAGCACATTAAGTTTGACGAATTTCTAAAGAAGGCTATAATGCTTGGCTGCGACCATGTTGCTACAGGCCACTATGCAAAGGTGGAGTACAGCAGCGAGCATGGAAGGTTTTTGCTAAAAAAATCGGCAACTGACGAAAAGGACCAGACTTACGCGCTCTACAACATGACCCAGGAGCAGCTCAGCAGGACCGTGCTCCCGCTTGGAACCTACAACAAGGGCGAAATCAGAGAGATAGCATCCAGCATAGGTCTCGTCACTGCAAACAAGCCAGACAGCCAGGAGATATGCTTTGTTGAAGACGATGACTACGCGTCATTCGTAAAAAACATGTCGAAAAAGAAAATACAGCCCGGCAACTTCGTTGACAGGCAGGGAAATGTGCTCGGAAGGCATGAAGGCATCATAAAATATACGATAGGCCAAAGAAAGGGACTTGGAATAGCCCTTGGATGGCCGGCATATGTGGTAGACATCGATCCGAAGACAAATTCAGTGGTGCTTGGCACAAACGAAGATGTATTCAAAAAAGGTCTTGTGGCGGGGGACATCAACGTGATACCGTACGAGAAGATTGAAGACGGTATGAAGGTGCAGGCCAAGGTCAGATACAACGCCAGGCCCAAACCCGCAACTGTTTACAATATGGACGACGGCAGAATCAAGGTGGTGTTTGACGATAGGGAAAGGGCCATAACCCCTGGACAGTCTGTTGTCATGTATCAAGGCGATATAGTAGTGGGCGGGGGAATAATCGAAAGCTCACTGGAGTAA
- the alaS gene encoding alanine--tRNA ligase, with protein sequence MKKLGLNELRKMFLDFFESKDHYVRSSYPLVPENDESLLLINAGMAPMKAYFMGKETPPNKRMATCQKCIRTGDIDNVGITARHATFFEMLGNFSFGDYFKRESIQWGWEFVTEHLQIPQDKLWVTVYEEDDEAYDIWNKEVGVPADKIVRLGKADNFWEIGVGPCGPCSEIYFDRGEKYGCGSEDCKPGCDCDRYLEFWNHVFTQFDKDENGVYHPLPNPNIDTGMGLERIACIMQGVGTIFEVDTIDHILKGVCEISGAQYGKERKTDISVRIITDHIRAVTFMIGDGVLPSNEGRGYVLRRLLRRAARHGRLLGIKGAFLCDLMDKVVEISSDAYPELREKREYIRKVLNVEEDRFEETIDQGMEILKGYMESLKEAGKNIIPGEDAFRLYDTYGFPIDLTKEIASEEGFAVDEAVFEKEMEDQRERARSARGEMEGAGWKEDVFASLDPAIKSEFLGYETLEVEAKVLAIITEGGISESISEGEKGIVILDRTPFYAESGGQAGDQGIIEGENFLAEVEDTQKGLNDRIHHEVFVKKGKLSVGQSVKLSVVEEIRMATARNHTATHMLQTALRKVLGEHVEQSGSQVNHEKLRFDFTHFESISKEQLLEVEKIVNINILKSHGIEVKSTTIDEAKKSGATALFGEKYGDIVRMVKMGDYSTELCGGTHLENTAQVGLFRIISESGIAAGVRRIEAVTGMAVYNMLNHKQQVIDSACTALKTKEDNIVHRAEGVMQHVRELEKEVEELKSKLFSNSLDEILGNKASVDGVDYIVQRMDGQDMDSLRANADKIRDKMASGVVVLAGAEGDKVNFVATVTKDLVGKGLNAGSIVKEAAKITGGGGGGKPNMAQAGGRDVSKLDEALSAIPGIIKAQIK encoded by the coding sequence ATGAAAAAGTTAGGGCTAAATGAATTGAGAAAAATGTTTTTAGACTTTTTTGAATCAAAAGATCACTATGTGCGCAGCAGCTATCCGCTGGTGCCTGAAAACGACGAGAGTCTGCTTCTCATAAACGCAGGAATGGCCCCTATGAAGGCGTATTTCATGGGAAAAGAAACGCCTCCTAACAAGAGAATGGCAACATGTCAAAAGTGCATAAGGACTGGCGACATCGATAACGTGGGAATAACGGCAAGACACGCCACTTTTTTTGAAATGCTTGGAAACTTTTCTTTCGGGGACTATTTTAAGAGAGAATCCATACAGTGGGGTTGGGAGTTCGTAACAGAGCACCTTCAGATACCTCAGGACAAGCTCTGGGTTACTGTATATGAGGAAGATGATGAAGCTTATGACATATGGAACAAGGAAGTCGGCGTACCTGCAGATAAGATTGTAAGACTGGGCAAGGCCGACAACTTTTGGGAAATAGGAGTGGGACCCTGCGGTCCGTGCTCGGAGATATACTTCGACAGGGGAGAAAAGTACGGCTGCGGCAGCGAAGACTGCAAGCCAGGTTGCGACTGCGACAGATACCTTGAGTTCTGGAATCACGTATTCACACAGTTCGACAAGGATGAAAACGGTGTTTACCATCCGTTGCCAAATCCAAACATAGACACAGGAATGGGACTTGAAAGAATAGCATGCATAATGCAGGGCGTAGGCACCATATTCGAGGTAGACACTATAGACCACATACTAAAGGGCGTATGTGAGATTTCAGGAGCTCAGTACGGTAAAGAGCGCAAGACTGACATCTCCGTAAGGATAATAACAGACCACATAAGGGCTGTGACGTTCATGATAGGGGACGGGGTTCTTCCATCAAATGAGGGCAGAGGCTATGTGCTTAGAAGGCTTTTAAGAAGGGCTGCAAGGCACGGCAGGCTGCTTGGAATCAAGGGTGCTTTCCTTTGCGATCTTATGGACAAGGTGGTAGAGATAAGCAGCGACGCTTATCCGGAACTCAGAGAAAAGCGCGAGTACATCAGGAAGGTACTCAATGTGGAAGAGGACAGATTTGAAGAGACAATTGACCAGGGCATGGAGATCTTAAAAGGCTACATGGAAAGCCTCAAAGAAGCCGGCAAGAATATAATACCAGGAGAGGATGCATTCAGGCTCTACGACACATATGGCTTCCCAATAGATCTGACAAAGGAGATAGCCAGCGAAGAGGGCTTTGCCGTAGATGAAGCTGTCTTTGAAAAGGAAATGGAAGACCAGAGAGAAAGAGCCAGAAGCGCAAGAGGCGAAATGGAGGGCGCGGGCTGGAAAGAAGACGTGTTTGCAAGCCTGGATCCTGCCATAAAGAGCGAATTCCTCGGTTACGAAACCCTCGAGGTAGAGGCTAAGGTGCTTGCTATAATAACCGAGGGCGGCATATCGGAAAGCATCAGTGAAGGTGAAAAGGGCATAGTCATACTTGACAGGACACCTTTCTATGCCGAAAGCGGCGGCCAGGCAGGCGACCAGGGAATAATAGAGGGTGAAAATTTCTTAGCTGAAGTTGAAGACACACAAAAGGGTCTCAATGACAGAATACACCATGAAGTATTTGTCAAAAAAGGCAAGCTCAGCGTAGGTCAAAGTGTCAAGCTTTCTGTAGTGGAAGAAATCAGGATGGCTACAGCCAGAAACCATACTGCGACACATATGCTTCAAACCGCGCTCAGGAAGGTTCTGGGCGAGCATGTAGAACAGTCGGGCTCGCAGGTCAACCACGAAAAACTAAGATTCGACTTTACTCATTTTGAGTCTATATCAAAAGAGCAGCTACTTGAGGTTGAAAAGATAGTCAACATAAACATACTCAAGTCGCACGGCATAGAGGTAAAAAGCACAACAATCGATGAAGCCAAAAAAAGCGGAGCCACTGCGCTGTTTGGAGAAAAATACGGCGACATAGTCAGAATGGTTAAAATGGGAGACTATTCGACAGAGCTTTGCGGAGGAACTCACCTTGAGAATACTGCGCAGGTTGGACTTTTCAGGATAATATCAGAAAGCGGAATAGCTGCCGGAGTAAGAAGGATAGAGGCTGTAACGGGAATGGCAGTCTACAACATGCTAAACCACAAGCAGCAGGTAATAGACAGTGCATGCACAGCGCTCAAGACAAAGGAAGACAACATAGTGCACAGAGCTGAAGGTGTAATGCAGCATGTGAGGGAGCTTGAAAAGGAAGTAGAGGAGCTTAAATCCAAGCTGTTCTCAAACTCGCTCGATGAAATACTTGGCAACAAGGCGTCAGTTGACGGCGTTGACTACATTGTACAGAGGATGGACGGCCAGGATATGGACTCTCTAAGGGCAAATGCTGACAAGATCAGAGACAAGATGGCTTCAGGAGTAGTAGTTCTGGCAGGGGCCGAAGGAGACAAGGTGAATTTTGTGGCCACGGTTACAAAGGACCTTGTTGGAAAAGGCCTCAATGCAGGCAGCATAGTCAAGGAAGCAGCAAAGATAACAGGCGGAGGCGGAGGCGGCAAGCCTAACATGGCCCAAGCCGGAGGCAGAGACGTATCCAAGCTGGATGAGGCTTTGTCTGCAATCCCGGGGATAATAAAGGCCCAGATAAAATAA
- a CDS encoding IreB family regulatory phosphoprotein → MNFNNESTMKFEAVKDENMTPRVVLETVYEALKEKGYNPINQMVGYLLSGDPTYITSHKNARSIIRKVERDELLEEILTEYLKGK, encoded by the coding sequence ATGAACTTTAACAATGAAAGCACAATGAAATTTGAAGCTGTAAAGGACGAAAACATGACTCCAAGGGTGGTACTTGAGACTGTTTATGAGGCTCTCAAGGAGAAAGGCTATAATCCCATCAATCAGATGGTTGGCTACCTGCTCTCTGGAGACCCGACGTATATAACAAGCCACAAAAATGCCAGAAGCATAATAAGAAAAGTCGAAAGAGACGAGCTGCTGGAAGAAATCCTAACTGAATATCTTAAAGGAAAGTAG